A stretch of the Duncaniella dubosii genome encodes the following:
- a CDS encoding glycosyltransferase family 4 protein, translating to MNVLFLSNSIGGLKSFRMELIEELLKLGNNVGICSPCEISADFFSKMGCKVYPIKLSRHGKNPFKELSLLKAYKDVIKKFCPDVVSAYTIKPNIYGSIICHKLKIPIICSVTGLGTAVENRGIMQIVSVAMMKYSMKLANHVYFQNLESQQFFKRHGIKLKAQSLVAGSGVNLEKFVFKEYPSTDKHINFLYTGRILEAKGIGLYLNAAKKLKAENPNLNFHIVGIKDDEKYSKMVDEFAEKGIIIFHGYQKDPRKFIELSHCQIHPTYYPEGMSNVLLESAAMGRPAITTDKSGCKEIVDDRITGYIIKQRDENALIEAIRKFISLPFNQKRDFGLNAHNKVAKYFDRKIVVDEYIKKMELLTKSN from the coding sequence ATGAACGTTTTATTCTTATCAAATAGTATTGGTGGTCTAAAATCTTTTCGAATGGAACTCATCGAAGAACTGCTAAAACTGGGGAATAATGTTGGCATTTGTTCTCCTTGTGAAATATCTGCAGACTTCTTCTCCAAAATGGGATGTAAAGTATATCCTATTAAATTGAGCAGACATGGAAAAAATCCATTTAAAGAACTAAGTTTACTTAAAGCCTACAAAGATGTAATTAAGAAATTTTGTCCTGACGTAGTCTCTGCATACACAATTAAGCCAAACATATATGGAAGCATAATCTGTCATAAGCTTAAAATACCAATAATATGTAGCGTCACTGGTTTAGGGACGGCTGTTGAAAACAGAGGCATCATGCAAATAGTCAGTGTGGCTATGATGAAATATTCAATGAAATTAGCTAATCACGTGTATTTCCAAAACCTAGAAAGTCAACAATTTTTCAAAAGACATGGAATAAAACTCAAAGCGCAATCATTGGTAGCCGGATCAGGAGTAAATCTTGAGAAATTTGTATTCAAAGAGTATCCATCTACTGATAAGCACATAAATTTTTTATATACAGGACGTATACTTGAAGCAAAAGGCATCGGATTATATCTGAACGCAGCAAAAAAACTCAAAGCAGAAAATCCAAATCTTAATTTCCACATTGTTGGAATAAAAGATGATGAGAAATATTCAAAAATGGTGGATGAATTTGCTGAAAAAGGAATTATTATATTTCATGGCTATCAGAAAGATCCACGGAAGTTCATCGAGCTATCTCATTGTCAGATTCATCCGACATATTACCCGGAAGGAATGAGCAATGTCCTTTTAGAAAGTGCAGCAATGGGTAGACCTGCTATTACCACAGATAAAAGTGGATGTAAAGAAATCGTAGATGATCGTATTACAGGCTATATCATCAAACAACGAGATGAAAATGCACTAATCGAAGCTATAAGAAAATTTATATCACTTCCTTTTAATCAAAAAAGAGATTTTGGTTTGAATGCACATAACAAAGTGGCAAAGTATTTTGATAGAAAAATTGTTGTGGATGAGTATATCAAAAAAATGGAATTGTTAACTAAATCAAACTAA
- a CDS encoding DUF1972 domain-containing protein, which translates to MKVAIVGTQGVPANYGGFESLVENLLGVHCPENVDYTVFCSSKDMPERLPQYKGATLKYVGLHANGAQSIPYDILSMCRVISGYDVVLVLGVSGCLFMPVLRTLCRSKIIVNIDGLEHRRAKWGKMARWILRTSESMAVKFADIVVSDNKGIQDYVTTTYGKPSELIAYGGDHVKRELTDDFIDSTLDTYGLKKGDYAITVCRIEPENNSHIILEAFSKTDKTLVFIGNWNHSEYSRKLKEDYSKYPNIKILDAIYNLDILYALRSNAGIYMHGHSAGGTNPSLVEAMFFGIPIIACDVVYNRETTENKAYYFKSTDDIISHINSTSLNGQEMVEIAGRRYTWKHISDQYCKLYQ; encoded by the coding sequence ATGAAAGTTGCTATCGTCGGGACGCAGGGCGTTCCGGCAAATTATGGCGGATTCGAGAGTCTTGTCGAGAATCTGCTGGGAGTCCATTGTCCTGAAAATGTGGACTACACGGTGTTCTGTTCATCAAAGGATATGCCCGAGAGGCTTCCTCAGTACAAAGGTGCGACACTCAAGTATGTCGGTCTTCACGCCAACGGAGCACAGTCAATTCCATACGACATTCTTTCAATGTGCCGTGTAATCAGCGGATATGACGTAGTCCTTGTCCTGGGAGTGTCCGGTTGTCTTTTCATGCCAGTCCTGAGGACACTGTGCCGTAGTAAAATCATCGTGAACATCGACGGACTGGAACATCGACGAGCGAAATGGGGCAAAATGGCTCGCTGGATTCTCCGCACGTCGGAATCTATGGCTGTTAAGTTTGCTGATATTGTAGTCTCTGACAACAAAGGGATACAGGATTATGTAACTACGACATACGGTAAGCCGTCGGAACTTATAGCCTACGGAGGAGACCATGTGAAACGGGAGCTTACAGACGATTTTATCGATTCTACCCTTGACACATACGGATTGAAAAAGGGAGACTACGCTATAACCGTATGCAGGATCGAGCCCGAAAATAACAGTCACATTATTCTTGAAGCCTTCTCTAAGACAGATAAGACACTGGTATTCATTGGCAACTGGAATCACAGCGAATATTCAAGAAAACTTAAAGAGGATTATTCAAAATACCCCAATATAAAAATCCTTGATGCCATCTATAACCTCGATATTCTATATGCACTCCGTTCAAATGCCGGAATCTATATGCACGGCCACAGTGCGGGTGGAACAAACCCGTCTCTCGTAGAAGCAATGTTCTTCGGTATTCCAATTATAGCCTGCGATGTTGTCTATAACCGAGAAACGACAGAAAACAAAGCTTACTACTTTAAATCTACTGACGACATTATTTCCCATATAAATTCCACGTCCCTTAACGGACAGGAAATGGTCGAGATTGCCGGCCGTCGTTACACTTGGAAACATATTTCAGATCAATACTGTAAACTATATCAATAA
- the rfbA gene encoding glucose-1-phosphate thymidylyltransferase RfbA — MKGIVLAGGSGTRLYPITKGVSKQMLPIYDKPMVYYPVSTLMLAGIRDILIISTPTDLPGFKRLLGDGSDYGVRFTYAEQPSPDGLAQAFIIGRDFIGDDSACLVLGDNIFHGAGFSGVLKDAVRTAEEDGKATVFGYWVDDPERYGVAEFDKNGNCLSIEEKPEHPKSNYAVVGLYFYPNKVVDVAARIKPSARGELEITTVNQEFLKDGELKVQTLPRGFAWLDTGTHDSLAEASIYVEVLEKRQGLKIACLEGIAYRQGWISRERMVEIARPMLKNQYGQYLMKVVDEIDRTDTPNLD, encoded by the coding sequence ATGAAAGGAATCGTACTTGCCGGTGGGTCGGGCACACGCCTCTACCCCATCACCAAGGGGGTATCGAAACAGATGCTCCCAATCTATGACAAACCGATGGTCTACTATCCGGTCTCGACCCTCATGCTGGCGGGAATCAGGGATATACTGATCATCTCGACCCCGACAGACCTCCCCGGATTCAAGCGCCTCCTTGGCGACGGCAGCGACTACGGAGTCAGGTTCACATACGCCGAACAGCCATCGCCCGACGGCCTCGCACAGGCATTCATCATCGGCAGGGACTTCATCGGCGATGACTCCGCATGCCTTGTCCTCGGCGACAACATCTTCCACGGAGCAGGATTCTCCGGCGTGCTGAAGGACGCAGTGAGGACAGCCGAGGAGGATGGCAAGGCAACGGTGTTCGGCTACTGGGTCGACGATCCCGAACGCTACGGCGTGGCCGAGTTTGACAAGAACGGCAACTGCCTGTCGATTGAGGAAAAACCCGAGCACCCGAAGAGCAACTATGCCGTCGTCGGCCTCTACTTCTATCCAAACAAGGTGGTGGACGTGGCTGCGCGCATCAAGCCGTCAGCACGTGGCGAGCTCGAAATCACAACCGTAAATCAGGAATTCCTCAAGGACGGCGAACTGAAGGTCCAGACCCTTCCACGTGGTTTCGCATGGCTCGACACCGGCACACACGATTCACTCGCCGAAGCCTCAATCTATGTCGAGGTGCTCGAAAAACGGCAGGGGCTCAAGATCGCATGCCTCGAGGGCATAGCCTACCGTCAGGGATGGATCTCACGCGAGCGCATGGTTGAAATCGCCCGTCCCATGCTCAAGAACCAGTACGGACAGTACCTCATGAAAGTGGTTGACGAAATCGACCGCACTGACACACCCAATCTTGACTGA
- the rfbC gene encoding dTDP-4-dehydrorhamnose 3,5-epimerase — MNVIETSIPGVVIIEPRIFKDARGYFFESYSKKEFDEKVRPVDFVQDNESCSAYGVMRGLHFQRPPFAQSKLVRCVKGRVLDVAVDIRKGSPTYGRHVAVELTEDNHRQFFIPRGFAHGFAVLSDIAVFQYKCDNYYHPEADGGISIQDESLGIDWLIDPTKAILSEKDLNHSVLAGFDSPFDFNIDQYKK; from the coding sequence ATGAACGTAATCGAGACATCAATCCCCGGAGTTGTCATAATCGAGCCGCGCATCTTCAAGGATGCCCGTGGCTATTTCTTCGAGAGCTATTCGAAAAAGGAGTTCGACGAAAAGGTGCGTCCGGTCGACTTTGTGCAGGACAACGAATCATGCTCGGCCTACGGCGTCATGCGCGGACTCCATTTCCAGCGTCCGCCGTTCGCACAGTCAAAACTTGTGCGTTGCGTTAAAGGCCGTGTGCTCGACGTGGCCGTCGACATCCGCAAAGGCTCCCCAACCTACGGCAGACACGTGGCCGTCGAACTCACGGAGGACAACCACCGCCAGTTCTTCATACCCCGCGGATTCGCCCACGGATTTGCCGTCCTCAGCGACATTGCGGTGTTCCAGTACAAATGCGACAACTATTACCACCCGGAAGCCGACGGCGGAATCTCGATACAGGATGAATCGCTTGGAATAGACTGGCTGATTGACCCCACGAAAGCTATCCTGTCCGAAAAGGATCTAAACCATTCAGTCCTTGCCGGTTTCGATTCTCCATTTGATTTCAACATAGACCAGTACAAAAAATGA
- the rfbD gene encoding dTDP-4-dehydrorhamnose reductase: MNILVTGGNGQLGNCLRNAVKGSKDNYIFTDVAELDITDAKSVRQMVMDNDVKVIVNCAAYTNVDKAEDDTELAELLNATAVRNLAEAVKENGGTLIQISTDYVFGKEPYNVPCREDQKGTPTGVYGLTKLHGEQQIAESGVRSLIFRTAWLYSEYGRNFVKTMLALTSTKPQLKVVFDQAGTPTYAQDLADAIFHIIENRKMEGNEGIYHYSNEGVCSWFDFTKSIAELAGNTSCDIQPCHSDEFPSKVIRPSYSVLDKSKFKQTFGMKVPYWTDSLKTCIKNLKENEA, encoded by the coding sequence ATGAACATACTTGTAACAGGAGGCAACGGCCAGCTTGGGAACTGCCTCCGGAACGCCGTCAAAGGTTCAAAAGACAATTACATCTTCACCGATGTCGCAGAACTTGACATCACGGATGCCAAGTCTGTCAGACAGATGGTTATGGATAACGACGTAAAGGTAATCGTCAACTGCGCCGCCTACACCAACGTGGACAAAGCCGAGGACGATACCGAGCTCGCAGAACTGCTTAACGCAACAGCTGTCCGCAACCTCGCGGAAGCCGTAAAAGAAAACGGCGGCACCCTCATCCAGATTTCAACGGACTATGTCTTCGGCAAAGAGCCATACAACGTCCCCTGCCGGGAAGACCAGAAGGGCACACCCACGGGTGTCTACGGCCTCACCAAGCTCCACGGCGAGCAGCAAATCGCAGAATCAGGCGTTAGATCACTCATATTCCGTACCGCATGGCTATACAGCGAATACGGCAGGAATTTTGTGAAGACAATGCTAGCCCTGACATCGACCAAACCGCAGCTGAAGGTCGTGTTCGACCAGGCCGGTACGCCAACATATGCTCAGGACCTTGCCGATGCAATCTTCCACATCATCGAGAACAGGAAGATGGAAGGAAACGAAGGCATATACCACTATTCCAATGAAGGTGTATGCTCTTGGTTCGATTTCACAAAGTCCATCGCGGAACTCGCCGGCAACACCTCATGCGATATACAGCCATGCCACTCCGACGAGTTCCCATCCAAAGTGATACGTCCCTCATACTCCGTCCTTGACAAATCTAAATTTAAACAGACTTTCGGCATGAAAGTTCCTTACTGGACCGATTCTCTCAAAACCTGTATCAAAAATCTCAAAGAAAATGAAGCGTAA
- a CDS encoding dTDP-glucose 4,6-dehydratase, translating to MKRNILITGGAGFIGSHVVRLFVNKYPDYRIVNLDKLTYAGNLANLSDIEDMPNYTFVRADISDLEEMRRIIREYEIDGIIHLAAESHVDRSIKDPFTFARTNVMGTLALLQAAKEYWESLPERYEGKMFYHISTDEVYGALELTNPEGIESPFTTTASSSEHHHAYGTEFFLETTKYNPHSPYSASKASSDHFVRAYHDTYGMPTLVTNCSNNYGPYQFPEKLIPLFINNIRHRKPLPVYGKGENVRDWLYVVDHARAIDTIFHNGKVAETYNIGGFNEWKNIDIIKVVIRTVDRLLGNPEGYSDELITYVTDRLGHDMRYAIDSRKLQRELGWEPSLQFEEGIEKTVRWYLDNQEWMDNITSGEYEKYYEEMYKNTIVR from the coding sequence ATGAAGCGTAATATACTAATAACCGGCGGAGCCGGTTTCATCGGCTCACACGTGGTGCGCCTTTTCGTAAACAAGTACCCCGACTACCGCATCGTCAACCTCGACAAGCTGACCTATGCCGGCAACCTCGCAAACCTCAGCGACATCGAGGACATGCCAAACTACACATTCGTCCGGGCTGACATCTCCGACCTTGAAGAAATGCGACGTATCATCAGGGAATACGAGATTGACGGCATCATACATCTCGCCGCCGAGAGCCATGTCGACCGCTCGATTAAAGACCCGTTCACTTTCGCCCGCACAAATGTCATGGGCACTCTTGCCTTGCTACAGGCCGCCAAGGAATACTGGGAGTCACTTCCTGAAAGATATGAAGGCAAAATGTTCTACCACATATCCACCGATGAAGTCTATGGCGCTCTTGAGCTGACAAACCCCGAGGGTATCGAATCGCCTTTTACAACCACAGCATCCTCCTCTGAACACCACCACGCTTACGGCACAGAGTTCTTCCTCGAAACAACAAAATACAACCCGCATTCACCCTATTCGGCATCGAAGGCCTCTTCTGACCACTTTGTCCGCGCCTACCACGACACATACGGTATGCCAACGCTCGTGACAAACTGCTCCAACAACTACGGCCCTTATCAGTTCCCTGAAAAGCTGATACCGCTGTTTATCAACAACATCCGTCACCGCAAGCCACTTCCTGTCTACGGAAAGGGCGAGAACGTACGCGACTGGCTCTATGTCGTCGACCACGCCCGAGCAATTGACACCATATTCCACAATGGCAAGGTTGCCGAGACATACAACATTGGCGGCTTCAACGAGTGGAAAAACATCGACATCATCAAGGTAGTAATCCGCACAGTCGACCGTCTGTTAGGCAATCCCGAAGGCTACTCCGACGAACTCATCACCTACGTCACCGACCGCCTCGGCCACGATATGCGCTACGCCATCGACTCCCGCAAACTCCAGCGCGAACTCGGCTGGGAACCATCCCTGCAGTTCGAGGAAGGAATCGAAAAAACCGTCCGCTGGTATCTCGACAATCAGGAATGGATGGACAACATAACCTCCGGAGAATACGAAAAATATTATGAGGAGATGTATAAAAACACAATAGTTCGGTAA
- a CDS encoding GHMP family kinase ATP-binding protein has protein sequence MYNNDLHQAYRTFFGKGDALYQLFAPYRICPLGAHVDHQHGLVSGFAFDSGIEFLFSATDNGKVEMASLSFEGLMTFNVQRPVDEKQGNWGDYLRGAVWALQQDFRLDKGIRGIVKGSMPIGGLSSSAALLCGFVMAIDKVNHLELTRQQVIDYASIAERKYVGLNNGILDQACVVLCEADKLLFLDTETGEHRLIPFGGDNPRPLPFKLGIFFSGVTRKLTGTDYNLRVSECKTAAWIMQAYEGEHLKELADTRLRDVPEENLEKYAERMPARFARRARHFFTECERVRKGIEAWEAGDIARFGQYVFDSCESSMNNYECGSPELISLHKIMRKTDGIFGGRFSGAGFKGACIALVDPEKIDSIRESVTTEYLKEYPQYKDSFEIFFCDPANGVDFL, from the coding sequence ATGTACAATAATGATCTTCACCAAGCGTATCGCACTTTCTTTGGGAAGGGCGATGCGCTTTATCAGTTATTTGCGCCTTACCGTATATGTCCATTGGGGGCGCATGTCGACCATCAGCACGGTCTTGTAAGCGGGTTCGCTTTCGATTCGGGAATAGAGTTTCTGTTCTCGGCAACCGACAACGGAAAAGTCGAGATGGCCTCTCTGTCATTCGAAGGTCTGATGACGTTCAATGTACAGCGACCAGTCGATGAGAAACAAGGCAACTGGGGCGACTATCTGCGGGGAGCCGTCTGGGCGCTGCAACAGGATTTCAGGCTTGACAAAGGAATACGTGGAATTGTCAAAGGTTCTATGCCTATAGGTGGGCTGTCGTCGTCGGCAGCCCTTCTTTGTGGCTTTGTGATGGCCATTGATAAGGTAAACCACCTCGAACTGACCCGCCAGCAGGTCATCGACTACGCCTCTATAGCCGAGCGGAAATATGTCGGACTCAACAACGGAATTCTCGATCAAGCATGCGTAGTGCTATGCGAAGCCGACAAACTTCTGTTTCTCGACACAGAGACAGGCGAACACCGCCTTATCCCCTTCGGAGGCGACAATCCCAGACCACTACCCTTCAAGCTTGGCATCTTCTTCTCCGGTGTCACCCGCAAACTGACCGGCACAGACTATAACCTGCGCGTCTCGGAATGCAAGACCGCAGCGTGGATTATGCAGGCATATGAAGGAGAGCACCTTAAGGAACTTGCCGACACGCGTCTGCGCGACGTGCCTGAAGAAAATCTTGAAAAATATGCCGAACGTATGCCTGCACGGTTCGCACGCCGTGCACGCCACTTCTTCACCGAGTGCGAACGTGTCCGAAAAGGAATCGAGGCATGGGAAGCCGGTGACATCGCACGGTTCGGACAATATGTCTTTGACAGCTGCGAAAGTTCGATGAATAATTACGAATGCGGCTCGCCGGAACTCATATCACTCCATAAGATAATGAGAAAGACCGACGGAATATTCGGCGGACGTTTCAGCGGAGCTGGATTCAAAGGAGCATGTATAGCCCTCGTCGATCCTGAAAAAATAGATTCAATCCGTGAGTCCGTGACAACTGAATACCTGAAAGAATATCCGCAGTACAAGGATTCATTCGAAATCTTCTTCTGCGACCCGGCAAACGGAGTCGATTTCCTCTGA
- a CDS encoding nucleotidyltransferase family protein yields the protein MKNIIIAAGYATRLYPLTENFPKPLLKVGDRNILERMLDDIDPFPEIDSHIIVTNHKFTPIFQEWLKTTSYEKTVTIIDDGTTSNDKRLGAVRDLLLAIKDCNINDDIMVLAADNILEFSLRGFIDYFNEKGTSVIMCHHEPELKRLQRTGVIAVNDEMKVLEMQEKPETPVSNWAVPPFYIYSKNDLPLIKECLDHGCGFDAPGNLAHYLTETSALHAWPMPAGRFDIGSLDSYKEAQIRFS from the coding sequence ATGAAAAATATAATAATAGCGGCCGGTTATGCCACACGTCTCTATCCTCTGACTGAAAACTTTCCAAAACCATTGCTAAAAGTCGGTGACCGAAATATCCTCGAACGCATGCTCGATGACATCGACCCGTTCCCTGAAATAGATTCACACATTATCGTGACAAACCATAAGTTCACACCAATATTTCAGGAATGGCTGAAAACAACCTCATATGAAAAAACGGTGACCATAATTGATGACGGGACTACATCAAACGACAAACGTCTCGGTGCGGTCCGCGATCTTCTTCTTGCCATCAAAGACTGTAACATCAATGACGACATAATGGTACTTGCAGCCGACAACATCCTTGAATTCTCACTCCGAGGATTTATCGACTATTTCAATGAAAAAGGGACATCAGTGATCATGTGCCATCACGAACCGGAACTGAAACGCCTTCAGCGCACCGGCGTAATAGCCGTCAACGACGAAATGAAAGTTCTCGAAATGCAGGAAAAACCCGAGACACCTGTTTCAAACTGGGCTGTACCTCCCTTCTACATATATTCAAAAAACGATCTACCTCTTATAAAAGAATGTCTTGACCACGGATGCGGGTTCGATGCCCCCGGAAATCTTGCCCACTACCTTACCGAGACCTCTGCCCTCCACGCATGGCCCATGCCGGCCGGACGCTTCGACATAGGCTCACTCGACTCCTATAAAGAAGCACAAATACGTTTCAGCTAA
- a CDS encoding NAD-dependent epimerase — protein sequence MNILVTGAAGFIGSYVVRRFAELGHNVTGLDNINTYYDHSLKYARLSEAGIAREEAEKWYKFTKSSMYGEHYRFIRMNLEDTEAMKMLFANGNFDTVINLGAQAGVRYSITNPHAYIESNVDGFINILEGCRDNGVGHLVYASSSSVYGLNGKIPFSEHDGIAHPVSLYAATKKSNELMAHAYSKLYGLPTTGLRFFTVYGPWGRPDMSPFLFIDAILHDRPIKVFNNGDMWRDFTYIDDIVEGIVRITSVIPQGNKDWDETNPDPATSSVPYRIYNIGNSQPTRLMDYIHCIENSIGHEAQKDFLPMQQGDVYQTYADSSALAEATGFRPSTPLQSGIDRTVAWFKEFYNL from the coding sequence ATGAACATTCTAGTAACAGGCGCAGCGGGATTTATTGGTTCATACGTAGTCAGACGCTTTGCCGAACTCGGACATAATGTCACAGGTCTTGACAATATCAATACATATTACGACCACAGTCTGAAATATGCACGTCTCTCGGAAGCAGGAATAGCCCGGGAAGAGGCTGAAAAATGGTATAAATTCACCAAATCTTCAATGTATGGCGAGCATTACCGCTTCATCCGCATGAACCTCGAAGACACCGAGGCTATGAAAATGCTTTTTGCCAACGGAAATTTTGACACAGTAATCAACCTCGGGGCACAAGCCGGAGTAAGATATTCCATAACAAACCCGCATGCCTATATCGAAAGTAATGTCGATGGGTTCATAAACATTCTTGAGGGATGCCGTGACAACGGCGTAGGTCATCTGGTATATGCGTCATCCTCAAGCGTATATGGTCTTAACGGCAAAATTCCTTTCTCGGAACATGATGGTATCGCACACCCGGTGTCACTTTATGCCGCCACAAAGAAATCAAACGAGCTTATGGCTCATGCCTATTCAAAACTCTACGGACTCCCGACCACCGGTCTGCGATTTTTCACCGTCTATGGACCATGGGGACGCCCCGACATGTCGCCATTCCTGTTTATCGACGCAATTCTCCACGACAGACCGATAAAAGTGTTCAACAACGGCGACATGTGGCGCGACTTTACTTATATCGACGACATCGTTGAAGGAATCGTCCGTATAACCTCCGTAATTCCGCAGGGTAATAAAGACTGGGACGAGACTAATCCTGATCCGGCAACATCATCCGTTCCATACCGCATATATAACATCGGCAATTCCCAGCCAACACGCCTAATGGACTACATCCATTGCATCGAAAATTCAATCGGGCACGAGGCTCAAAAAGACTTCCTCCCCATGCAGCAGGGGGATGTCTATCAGACATACGCCGACTCGTCAGCCCTTGCCGAAGCCACAGGCTTCCGTCCGTCGACACCACTACAATCAGGTATCGACAGAACTGTTGCATGGTTCAAGGAATTCTATAATCTCTGA